A window of the Anticarsia gemmatalis isolate Benzon Research Colony breed Stoneville strain chromosome W, ilAntGemm2 primary, whole genome shotgun sequence genome harbors these coding sequences:
- the LOC142985781 gene encoding uncharacterized protein LOC142985781, with amino-acid sequence MLSTTKRTPPNTPTTHYASQPNLLSTSKDGSAINDMNVTLRKRKRGDEENWAHMENLMKDMKEMFSEFVLKQTAQSDKMDSLQLALEEIQAQNTVIRMQNSEIRTQNNEIQKTIAFLSAKYDDALVEINSLKVECSKSEKRIKELDAKIDLLERQQKAASIEIKNLPLSVPETRQSLSDTIQKLAQIVNNPVTPSEIKNIFRYKSKSNTVGTVLVEFTSTVVKEQFLKSTKDFNKVNTENRLNTTHLLNKGSKMAIYVNEVLTTMTRRLHYLAREMTRECQFHQCWIANGKVYIREQDGKPSRLIRSEEDLVKLRKKD; translated from the coding sequence ATGCTATCCACTACAAAGCGCACTCCTCCCAATACTCCGACGACTCATTACGCGTCTCAGCCTAACTTGTTGAGTACTAGCAAGGATGGTAGCGCCATCAATGACATGAATGTTACCTTAAGAAAAAGAAAGCGTGGTGATGAAGAGAATTGGGCACACATGGAGAACTTGATGAAGGATATGAAGGAAATGTTTTCTGAGTTTGTCTTAAAACAGACTGCACAAAGCGATAAAATGGACTCATTACAATTAGCTCTTGAGGAAATCCAAGCCCAAAATACGGTAATTCGCATGCAGAACTCCGAAATTAGGACTCAGAATAATGAAATCCAAAAAACCATAGCTTTCTTATCAGCAAAATATGATGATGCCCTAGTGGAAATAAACAGCCTAAAAGTGGAATGCAGTAAAAGTGAAAAGCGTATAAAAGAGTTAGATGCGAAAATAGACTTGTTAGAGAGGCAGCAAAAGGCAGCatctattgaaattaaaaacctGCCATTATCAGTACCCGAAACTCGTCAGTCCCTGTCTGACACAATACAAAAACTGGCCCAAATCGTCAATAATCCCGTGACACCTTCGGAAATAAAAAACATCTTTCGTTACAAGAGTAAGTCTAACACAGTGGGCACAGTTTTGGTGGAATTTACGTCAACAGTTGTTAAAGAACAATTCTTAAAGTCGACCAAAGATTTTAACAAAGTTAACACTGAGAATCGACTTAATACCACACATCTACTGAATAAGGGATCTAAGATGGCAATATATGTCAATGAAGTGTTGACAACAATGACCAGGCGCCTTCACTACCTTGCACGAGAGATGACGAGAGAATGCCAATTTCATCAATGTTGGATTGCAAACGGAAAGGTGTACATACGCGAACAAGACGGGAAGCCCAGCAGGCTTATTAGATCTGAAGAAGACCTTGTGAAACTACGTAAGAAAGACTGA